From Polyodon spathula isolate WHYD16114869_AA chromosome 54, ASM1765450v1, whole genome shotgun sequence, one genomic window encodes:
- the LOC121307256 gene encoding double C2-like domain-containing protein beta, which yields MEREREEGREINVLAVETESERERVREEGREINVLANETLSHSDCLLSQEFLYEIAHEDLAKKTLDISVWDYDLGMSNDFIGGVELGIRSKGERLRHWFECLKNKDKRVEAWHTLINHDPELSD from the exons atggagagggagagggaggaggggagagagattAATGTACTTGCTGTTGAAActgagtcagagagagagagagtgagggaagaggggagagagattaATGTACTTGCAAACGAGACTCTGAGTCACTCTGACTGTCTCCTCTCTCAGGAGTTCCTGTATGAGATTGCTCACGaggatctcgctaagaagactcTGGACATCTCAGTGTGGGACTATGACCTGGGCATGAGCAATGACTTTATCG GCGGGGTGGAGCTGGGGATCCGATCCAAGGGGGAGCGCCTGAGACACTGGTTCGAGTGTCTGAAGAACAAGGACAAGCGCGTGGAGGCCTGGCACACGCTGATCAACCACGACCCTGAGCTGAGCGACTGA